TTTAAGGTTATGTGTTCAAGTTCCGTATTGTAATTTGAGTTACGTTTAATCGTTTAAATCTTTTTTTTTGGCTTACTATTTTTGTTAATCAAAATATATGTTCTCTCTAAATGTTATGGGCAGTGTTTTTAAAACCGGACCGACCTGATGGTTGACCGGGTTCGACCATGAATCGGTTATATAGCCGGGTTGGACCTAGTAATTGTTTCGACCATGAACCGGTCCGTAGATGAATTAGATTTCAAAGTTATTAAACCGATAAAAACAACTAAAACTATCGAAAAAATCTATAAATCATCCATTAAACATAAAACTCGTTTATATTTATAATGTTTTATGTTTAAAATTTATTTATATTTTAATTATGTATCATATTTAATAACATTACTTTAAAATTTATATACTAAAAGTATATTAAACCAAAGTATTGAACCAAGTTTGATCCGGTCGAACCGTATTGAACCAAGTTTGATCCGGTCGAACCATATTGAACTGTGACCCAAAAAAAATCCGGTTCAGCTTCCGGTCCGGTTTTAAAAACACTGGTTATGGGTCTCCAAAAGATTATTGATTCCAGATCATTACTACATGTGGAAAGCCATCATTTTGTGGTATAGCTGTTTTCACTTTTGGTTTTAATCACAAGCTAATTATTGTGACTAAAAAGACTAATTATTAGTGATTAAGATATCATATTTCTAGATCTTGATAATTGCTTGCAACAGCAAGATGATGTTTGGTTAAGAAATAAGAACAAAATCCATAATTAAGCAAAACCATTATGCCTTTTATGAGCCTTTGACCCCATTGTTGTCACATCTCTACTTCTGTCTTTCCACCTCTGTCTGCAAAAACAGAGGAACCCTTTCCTCTGTTTCTTACTTTTGTCAAAGTTTAACTCTGATAAAAGCATGTAAGAATGACAAGGAATAGAAGAGATAACAAAGTCTCAGTTCATGGAAGTGGTCAGAACGGCGTCGGTTGGAACAAGGTCAAGCATTGGTCTACGTCTTGGACAGGTTCTGTTCTCTTCTGCTTCGCTTCTTTTCATGTGCTTCAACGATGACGACGATTTCTACGCTTACACTGCCTTCTGGTAAAAAAAAGAGAGTTGGAAATATTTACATTTTAAACTATAAAACAACGTTTTGAAGAGACTTGTAATCCTTGTGGAGCAGTTATTTAGTTACAGTGATGGGTTTAGTAACACCATGGAGCGTTACGTTAGCCCTACTTGAAGCGTACTCCATCATCGTTCAAAGACTTCCTCTGCAAGCAACAGTTTTATCTGTCATCGTCTCTGGAGACTTGGTAAGTTCTCTATACTTCTCTATGTGTATGTAGAATCTAAGCTACATTCATCTACAAATGTAAGACGCAAACAAAAGGAGATTAACATTATTAGTTCATTTGATTAGAAACGTGTGTTTTAAATGAACCAAATATTTTGAAGAGGTCCAAATAAATCAATTGTGGATACTGGCTAGTAATAGACATAGTGGATATACGATTATATCTTTGATTGGTTGCTATCAAAATACAATCTAAGAACCTTTGGTATTGCAACACATTTCACAACTTTTCATTAGCCACTGAAAGGATAAAGTTTTATCTATACACCAACTTAGTTATCTAATAATGGTATCCATTGTAAAAAAATAGATCCGGTGTTCTAAATTTTCAGGTCAATAATCTGTTGTTTTCTTGTTTAACTTAGACTCTACTTTTTTTTATTTTTATTTTGGTAATCGACTTTGTGGTGCAATCTCAAACTAATAAAGCATTAATAGTATAAGTTGTGGAAATTATCATATCTATATTAAACTGGTTCATCTGAAACGAATTATACCAAAGCTAGATAAAGTTGATCCAACATCTAGTACATCGCAATTATCAATGGAATGTCGATCGCTTGCTTTGCTTTAATCACTAGATTACATCAATTTGTACATCTATGTTGTCGTTGTTGGATGGTGGTCGACTCTCTAAATTTTGATGACCCTTCAAAGGAACTTAATTCAATGTCGTTTTTCTTTACATTTATAATAAGTATAACCAATTAACACAAACACACATGCAAAAACAGAAGTAGTATAGTCTAAATTAAGTAATGCAATGTAGTAAAAAATAAAAGCATACATATTAATGAGATTTGTAATCATAATCTCCTTATAATCTTTGTGTTTATTCAGGTTTTGTCGTTTTTATCGCTGGGAGGTGCATGCTCAACGGCGAGCGTGACCGTAATTTTGATTGGTG
This sequence is a window from Brassica oleracea var. oleracea cultivar TO1000 chromosome C1, BOL, whole genome shotgun sequence. Protein-coding genes within it:
- the LOC106301893 gene encoding CASP-like protein 5C1 — encoded protein: MEVVRTASVGTRSSIGLRLGQVLFSSASLLFMCFNDDDDFYAYTAFCYLVTVMGLVTPWSVTLALLEAYSIIVQRLPLQATVLSVIVSGDLVLSFLSLGGACSTASVTVILIGAGEKHCDRYKLSATMAFLSSFLSFASTFFNFRLLPSLFSS